One window of the Anopheles cruzii chromosome 2, idAnoCruzAS_RS32_06, whole genome shotgun sequence genome contains the following:
- the LOC128267218 gene encoding RNA-binding protein 45, giving the protein MAERRSGGSSSRNNFNDEKSPADIPPMSRLFIICSKSVTEENLREHFEKFGDIEEIWIVKDRTTGEGKGVAYIKYAKTSDAARALEEMNGKCVGDNNTRPIKVLVAANRQQGSRKQTENEEEKYLRLFVIIPKDMTEEALREEFGKYGTVDLVTIIRDKVTKEGKGFAYVKFGRFLHAAQAFEGCDAKYKAVFAEPKPPRNASVSSNENFGGGGGGGTGGGGGGGGGGGGVGGFVGGGGNFGSGGTNNTGNGFVDDRRSVVAAGTGAMLGFAAMGNAGNDGRRALSSVGGDRRGGTTEFGAFSGYSGSNSGMVANANETTLTVLCSPVLNQDQLWRLFDIIPGLDYCQINNDFNNRNVTATVVYNNGQSAMYARDKIHGLEYPPGERLIIRLGHETVSSMGGSGGVGVVGGGAGANNSNPIDPFNGAANDRDAAFCSVPLPPPLPMANANAEVAQRCFIVCIPKALPTSVLKQTFCRFGDLIDVYLLPNKNCGYAKYASEESAKKAIKQLHGAEILNVRLKVLEAEEPSNDRRKRMRHDERLENE; this is encoded by the exons ATGGCTGAACGTCGATCGGGCGGCTCCTCGAGCCGCAACAATTTCAACGATGAAAAAAGCCCGGCCGACATTCCGCCGATGTCGCGATTGTTTATCATTTGCAGTAAGAGCGTGACGGAGGAGAATCTGCGCGAACACTTTGAAAAGTTTGGCGACATCGAGGAAATATGGATCGTTAAGGATCGCACGACGGGCGAAGGGAAAG GTGTTGCATATATCAAGTATGCGAAAACGTCCGATGCTGCGCGGGCTCTCGAGGAAATGAATGGGAAGTGTGTGGGCGACAACAATACGCGCCCGATCAAGGTGCTGGTCGCGGCCAACCGGCAGCAAGGGTCGCGGAAGCAGACGGAAAACGAGGAAGAAAAGTATCTGCGGCTGTTCGTGATCATTCCAAAGGATATGACGGAGGAGGCACTCCGGGAGGAGTTTGGCAAGTACGGCACGGTCGACTTGGTCACCATAATCCGCGACAAGGTGACCAAGGAGGGTAAAGGGTTTGCGTACGTCAAGTTTGGCCGATTCTTGCACGCCGCCCAAGCGTTCGAGGGCTGCGACGCCAAGTATAAGGCCGTCTTTGCGGAACCTAAACCCCCGCGCAATGCATCGGTTTCGTCGAACGAAAactttggcggtggcggcggtggtggtaccggtggtggcggtggtggtggtggtggcggcggaggtgtTGGAGGTTTCGTCGGTGGAGGTGGAAACTTCGGAAGCGGAGGAACCAACAATACCGGCAACGGGTTCGTCGACGATCGCCGATCAGTGGTCGCTGCCGGAACGGGTGCGATGCTGGGCTTTGCGGCGATGGGTAACGCCGGTAACGATGGACGCCGCGCTCTGTCCAGTGTGGGCGGTGATCGGCGAGGCGGAACGACGGAATTCGGTGCCTTCAGTGGGTACAGCGGATCGAACAGTGGAATGGTGGCCAATGCGAACGAAACGACCCTCACAGTCCTGTGCAGCCCGGTGCTGAATCAGGATCAACTATGGCGTCTTTTCGACATCATTCCCGGACTGGACTATTGTCAGATTAACAATGATTTCA ATAATCGGAACGTAACGGCAACGGTTGTGTACAATAATGGCCAATCGGCAATGTATGCTCGCGATAAGATCCACGGACTCGAGTACCCGCCCGgcgaaaggttgatcatcCGGCTTGGGCATGAAACCGTCAGCAGTATGGGCGGTAGTGGCGGTGTTGGCGTTGTTGGTGGAGGTGCTGGCGCTAACAACAGCAACCCAATCGATCCGTTCAACGGTGCAGCGAACG ATCGTGATGCCGCGTTCTGCAGTGttccactgccaccaccactgccgaTGGCCAATGCGAATGCCGAGGTCGCTCAACGCTGTTTCATCGTGTGCATTCCGAAGGCACTTCCAACGAGCGTTCTGAAGCAAACGTTCTGTCGGTTCGGGGACCTGATCGATGTGTATCTGCTGCCGAACAAGAACTGCGGCTACGCCAAGTACGCGTCGGAAGAATCGGCCAAGAAAGCGATCAAGCAGCTACACGGTGCCGAAATACTGAACGTTCGCTTGAAG GTCCTTGAAGCGGAAGAACCAAGCAATGATCGACGGAAACGTATGCGCCATGATGAGCGGCTAGAGAACGAGTAA